The nucleotide window CATAGTCGGTTGCCTGAGTATCGAACATGGAAAACCCATCGTGGTGTCGGCTGGTAATAGTTATGTATTTCATCCCCGCATCCTTGGCCAACTTTACCCATTCTTCGGCGTTGTACTTTATAGGATTAAAAAAGCCTGGCAACTTAGCATAATTTTCTATGGAAATATTTTGGTTATTCATCACCCATTCCCCATCACCTAAAATGCTATAGACACCCCAATGTATAAACATACCAAACTTGGCATTCTGAAACCATTCTCTAGCCATGAGGTTCTCCTGAGAGGGTGTATAATTCTCTTGACTTTGGACCAACGAATAAAAGAAAAGAATTAAGGTGAAAGTCAAGAATACTTTGTGGAATTTCATTATGGGTGATGTTTAGAAAAGTTAGTCGATGACACAGTGATTCAAATTTACAATCTTAATTCAGAAATAGGAACAGGATATTAGAAGTTGGCTAAAATCTTTTGGTCATTACGAGTCACCTCTACAAAATCAATTTCGTTTAAAAATGTTTACAAAAAGTTAAACTATTATGAATTAATAGTATTACTATTATTTTTGCGCTGAAATAAATTAAAGCATGGAAGGATTAGGCATAAAACTTATCGTAAATCCAAATCTTTATAACAAAAACCCTGAATCATCAGATCTGGGTCGAAGCATTATTTCCAATAGCATTGAGATGATATTGGAACATGGATTCGAATCATTTACATTCAAAAAATTAGGCGCTGCTATTGGTTCTAACGAAAGCTCAGTGTATAGGTACTTCGATAATAAACACAATCTGTTGATGTATCTTATCAATTGGTATTGGAGCTGGATGGAATACCGATTGGTTTTTCTAACCAACAATATTTCAGATCCTAAGGAAAAACTTGAAACTGCCATTACCCAGCTAGTATCCTTGGTAAAAGAGGACGATCAATTCTCCTTCATAAATGAAAGCAAACTACAATGGGTACTTATCGCTGAATCTGGCAAAGTCTATCAAATTAATTTGGTTGACGAGGAAAACCAACAGGGGTTTTATCGCACTTATAAAAGAGTGGTGCAGAGGGTAAGTGATATGATTTTAGATATTAACCCAAACTATGAGTTTCCACATATGCTTGTTTCCACCATCGTTGAAGGAGCCAACCACCAACGATTTTTTTCGGAGCACCTACCATCCTTAACTGATTATGATGAAAAAAAGGATTGTGTGGTAAGCTTTTATACACAATTAGTTCTCAACACCCTAAATTAACTTATGAATAACGATACAACACCATTCACCCCTTTACAGAGGTTGATAAACCTATTGAAATTAGACCGTCGGGATATTCGACAGATATTCTTCTATGCAATTTTTGCAGGATTGGTGGCCCTTTCCCTACCGCTAGGAATTCAAGCAATTATAAATCTTATACAAGGAGCCCAGATTACATCATCTTGGATTGTTTTGGTTGTAATTGTAACCCTAGGCGTTGCATTCCAAGGCGGATTAGAGTTTATGCAATTCAGAATTCTGGAAAACATTCAGCAAAAGATTTTTACAAGATCATCATTTGAATTTGCCTACCGTTTTCCTAAAATAAAATTGAGCGAATTGAGGAACTATTATCCACCAGAATTGGCCAACCGCTTTTTTGATACCATTTCGGTACAAAAAGGATTGCCTAAAATATTATTGGATTTTCCTGCTGCCATACTTCAGATTATTTTTGGATTGATCCTTCTTTCATTTTACCATCCATTTTTCATCATCTATGGATTTCTGCTCATTCTATTGATTTATGCGGTATTTAGATACACCGCAAAATCTGGATTAGATACCAGTTTAAAAGAAAGTAAGGCTAAATATAAAGTCGCTCATTGGATTCAGGAGATTGCACGATCGATAATTAGTTTCAAGCTATCACCAAGGACCAATCTGGCGATGGACCGCAATAATGAATTAACCAAAGAATACCTAGATGCACGAGAAAACCATTTTA belongs to Aegicerativicinus sediminis and includes:
- a CDS encoding TetR/AcrR family transcriptional regulator, which codes for MEGLGIKLIVNPNLYNKNPESSDLGRSIISNSIEMILEHGFESFTFKKLGAAIGSNESSVYRYFDNKHNLLMYLINWYWSWMEYRLVFLTNNISDPKEKLETAITQLVSLVKEDDQFSFINESKLQWVLIAESGKVYQINLVDEENQQGFYRTYKRVVQRVSDMILDINPNYEFPHMLVSTIVEGANHQRFFSEHLPSLTDYDEKKDCVVSFYTQLVLNTLN